Sequence from the Bacillus thuringiensis genome:
GTGATTCCATTGTTAATTGCTAACTTTATTGTAATGGCATATATCGCAACAAATCACCGCTTAAATCCAATTGTTCCAGTAAATGATCCGTTAGCAAACTGTTTATCAGTAACAGTGCCGCGCTGGGTAGACGTTTTACATTTTAATTTCTCATATCATACAGAACACCATTTGTTCCCTGCTATGAGCTCTAAATACTATCCATTAGTAAAAGAGAAAATTAAAGAAATGTGGCCGGAACGCTATCATGAGATGCCGATGACAAAAGCTTTGGCGGCGCTATGGAATACACCACGTGTGTATTATCAAGGAAGTGAATTAGTGGATCCGCATAGAGAGCATTTCTATGGCTCTTTAGGAAATGGACTAGATCCTCATAATATTTCATATCGTGAGGAACATATAGAGGAAGAAGAGAGCATTAAAAAAGCAAATCAATAAAAATTAATATATTTTTGCAGTGAAAAAGCAAGCCATCTCTGGCTTGCTTTTTCTTATAAAGAGACTTCTTTTTTATTCTTTGCACTAACTTGAACTGAATTTGTTTCTTTTCGTTGTAGTCGTTTTTCTAAAAGGTTAACAAAATAAGTAAATAGAAGAACAAGTACGAGGTAATATAAACCAACGATTATATATGTATCTAATTGTTGGAAGTTACCTGCAGCAATTGATAAACCTGATCCCCATAATTCGGACAATCCTACATATGCAACGAGGGAAGAGTCTTTTAATCCAATAATAAACTGATTTCCTAAAGGAGGAAGAGATTGACGAAATGCTTGCGGTAATACGATGCGGCGCATCGCTAAAGGATACGGCATACCTAGAGAGCGAGCAGCTTCCAATTGTCCACGGTCAATAGATTGGATGGATCCGCGGAAAATTTCAGTAATATATGCACCGTTATGGATTGCTAAAGCAATTGCTCCTGCCCAAAAAGGGGTGAAAACAATAATAGATGTAATACCGAAATAGAGAATGGCGATTTGAACAATTAAAGGTGTACCACGAATAATGGCGATATATACGTGAGCAATACTATTTAAAACTTTATTATTAGAGATTCGAAAAAAAGCGAATAGTAATCCAATTAGTGAACCAAGTAATAGGGATGTTAGTGTTAATTGTAATGTGACAATAGTAGCCTTTAAGAGTGTGGGATAAGTAGACATAAAAATTTCAAACATATGTGTCACCTCATATTGTATGGATTTTGGTAGGGAATGAAATACCCCACTGATTATTTACCCACACTAATTGGGAGTTTTACTGCCCATAAATAGCGGGATAAAAAGTGGGGCATAATTCATGGAACATTTGATTAGCTAATTTACTTTGTTTTTTCCTCTTCACCAAGAATGTTGCGCCCAAACCATTTTTTACTAATCTTTTCATACGTACCATCTTTAATGATTTCATCTAAAGCTTTATTTACTTTCTCAACCATTTCTTTATCATCTTTACGAATAGCAATTCCCATTTCATCAAGGTTTAATGGTTTTCCAGCTTCTTTTATATTTGATTTACCTTCTTTGATCATGCGCAAACCAACCATTTGATCTGTGATTACTGCGTCAATACGTCCAGGCTCTAAGTCCATAAGTGCAGTAATATCGCTATCGTATTCTGTAATTTGATCTGTATGTTTTGCAACAAGGGCTTTAAAGGTACTAGCTTTTACAACACCAATTTTCTTACCTTTCAAATCTTCTGGAGAAGAGATAGATGTATTCTTTTTAGCTACAAAAATTTGGGCACCAGAACGATAATAAGGATTTGAGAAATTAACAGCTTTTAAACGTTCTTCTGTAATTGCCATACTGCCCAGTATTACATCATATTTTTTCGCTTTGAGACCTTGGATTAGCGTTTCCCATGGATTTGTAATAGGTGTTGGTTTCATATTCATTTTTTTCGCAAGTGCCTCACCTATTTCCACATCAAAACCGACAAGTTTTCCGTCATTTTCTTTATAGTTAAAAGGTTTATACAAGCCACTCATCGCATAACGAAATTCTTTTTCACCATTTGAAGAAGTAGTAGCACTTTCCTTACTACAGGCTCCTAGTATAAAGGATGTACATAATGTAATACTCGCAACAATGGTTAATAGTTTTCTTTTCATAAAACCCCTCCTATATATTGATCATACGGATGGTTTTAAGTATGTTATTGAGATATTTTATTTAGATGATTAGCTATGCACCGTATGAATGTATTTCTTTTCGTTTGAAACAGAAGTTACATTATAAAACGTTGCGTAGAAATTGTTTTGCTCGTTCATGTGATGGAGCTGAAAAGAATTGCGCTGGCGGAGCGTCCTCTACAATCTTTCCATCATCCATAAAAATGACACGATCAGCCACATCTCTTGCGAAATTCATTTCATGAGTAACAATAACCATAGTCATTCCTTCTTCAGCAAGTTCTTTCATAACTTGCAATACTTCTCCAACAAGTTCAGGGTCTAAGGCTGAGGTGGGTTCATCAAATAGCATAATTTTAGGATTCATAGCAAGAGCTCGTGCAATGGCAATGCGCTGTTTTTGACCACCTGACAGGAGGTGGGGAGTTACATCTGCTTTATCTTGTAGACCGACTTTTTGCAAAAGCTGATTTCCAATTTCCTTTGCATTTGCTGCTTCTAATTTCTTTACATGAATAGGTGCTTCTATGATGTTTTCTAGTGAGGTCATATGGGGAAAGAGGTTAAAGTGCTGAAAAACCATACCGACATTTTCACGGACTTTGTTTAAATTTGAATGCTTTGGATCAATTCTTTCACCTTGTAAGTGAATTTCACCTTCATCGTACATTTCTAAAAAGTTAAGACAGCGAAGTAATGTACTTTTACCGGAACCACTGGCGCCAATTAAAACAACAACTTCTTTTTCGTTTACTTCTAAATCAATTCCTTTTAAAACATCAAGTGAGCCGAATGATTTTACTAGATTTCGAACCTGAATCATACAAAACCCCCAGTCAAAAATATATTTTACAAATGTTGCCCCTTATTTCTGTTATTAGTCATAAATTGTCAGAATCCTTTATTTTTTTCGTGGATTTGATATTAAAGGAAATAATAATTTTTTGAAATCCCTATATCCTTCTATAATGAAAATATGGATAATAATATATAGGTAGTACTTATATTACTTATAAAAAGGGGGAAAGAAGAGATGGAAAAAGAAAGGAAGACATTTTCCTTTGGCTTACGTACACAACTTATGCTATTCACTACAGTTTTAGCTTTAATTACATATTCAACAAGTATATTTTTTATTTATGTGATATATGATTATTTTCAAAGTTATGTAAGTCAAGCTGCATATAATATTATCGTTATGTTATTAGGGGTAGTATGGTCTGGAATTTTAGCATATGGAGCAGCCGTATTTTTAATTAAACCGCTTCGAAAGTTAGAAGAGGCGGCGAGAAAAGCGGCTGAAGGAGATATTCGTGAAGATGTTCCGTTACCGAAGACTGATGATGAAATTAAATCTTTAAGTGTTGCATTTAATATGATGCTAGGGAACTTAAGGGGCATGGTAAAAAATATTGATACAACATTTTCGTATACAAACAATCAAGTACAGCAAATTAGAAAACAAACAGGGGAAGCGACAAAACAAGCTCGAGGTGTTTCTGAAACTCTGGCAGAGATTTCTTCTGGCGCTGAGCAATCAGCGGCATCAATTCAAGCGATTGTTTCTGCTGTTGATACAACAACTTCTATTGCAAGTGAAGTAGAAGAGAAAGCGAAACAGTCTGATGATTTGTCTTCAGAAATGGTTCAAGCTTTAGGGCATAGTACTCGTGTCTTTACGTCTTTAATTCAAGGTATTCAAACATTGGCGAAAGAAAATGAAGATTCAATGCAAAATGTACAGAAGTTAGAGGAAAGAATGAAACAAGTAGAACACATTGTATCTGTTGTGAGTGAGATTGCTAGCCAAACTAATTTATTAGCACTAAACGCTTCTATTGAGGCTGCTCGTGCAGGAGAGCATGGAAGAGGCTTTGCGGTTGTTGCGGAAGAAGTACGGAAACTTGCTGATGAAAGTGATCATTCTGCAAGAAACATATCGCAGTTATTACGAAATATGCAAGAGGAAGTACAACAAGTTGCAATGAAAATGACAGAACAAGTGAAAATAGCTAAAGAAGAGGCGAAACGTGGGGAAGCTACGGAATTAATTTTAAAAGAAATGTCAACAAGTGTTATGGAAGTTGCCGATGCAACGAAGCAAATTAGTAGCTATATGAACGAACAAGTGAGTCACATTCATCAAACAGGAGCGCAGACGAAGGCTGTAGCAGCAATTGCTGAAGAAACGTCAGCTGGTTCGCAAGAAGTAGCACGTGTGACGTTGCAACAATCTAAAAATATGATAGCAATCGATCAATTGTTAAAGGATTTAGAGAAGCAAGCAGCGGATTTGAAACAAACAATTGAACGATTTTCAATGTAAAAAGGAAGAACAGCATGCTGTTCTTCCTTTTTTTACGTATGAAATGGTGGAATACTTTGTTGGAAACGAAAAACATTGCATGGGTCATATAGGCTTTTCACCTTGCGTAGTTTTTGAAAATTAGAGCCATAATAACTAGTTTGCCAATTTTTGATGTCAATATCGGGCCAATTGACATAGTCACCTAGTGTATAAGGATCTAAGCTTTCTCGTAAATCTTTAACCCAGCGTATATTTCGATTTTCTTCATCATCGCATTTCCAAGAGGTAATGTATTCTTGAGCAATAATTGCTTTACGATGAAAATAAGCCGTTTCATTCGGCGAAATATCTTCAACAGCACCTACGAGAGATTGGTGCCAAATACTCGCATCTTTATTTGGAGCATGAGAAAGAAAATATTGCATGATTTGAATGCCTTTAAGAGGGATAGGTTTATATACATAGGAACCAGAGCGCTTGAAGTTTTCAGGGATGTTACCACTGTTAAAAAATTCAACAGCCTTTATATAAGGAACTTCATCTATAAAGAGAGTAGGGGTACCTGTCTCAAGAAGGGGAGATAATAAGGAATAGAGTTCAGAGGGAGAGCCAATAAACTCACCTTGTGCCTCAATTTTATTTTGTTGCTTTGCGAATAATTCAATGGATGAAGTGAGTCGTTCGTCTATATAAGGCGCCCAGTTTTGCCACGCTTGAAATGCAGCGATAAAATCTTCCCATTTCCATGTAATTGAGAAGATTGATACATTTTTTATCGGGTGGACTCGAAAAGTTAAAGAAGTAATAATTCCGAAGTTTCCACCACCACCACCGCGACACGCCCAAAACAAATTATGGTTTTCATGTTCGTTTGCACGAATGATTTTTGCTCCAAATTTACCACACGCTTGTACTATTTCAACTTCTACTAATTGATCGCATGTTAATCCAAATAAGCGTGAAAGCATACCGATGCCACCGCCAAGTGTTAATCCAACAATTCCAACGCTTGCACTTGTACCAGCTGGTATTGTAACACCGTAATTCCAAAGTTCTTTATAGACAGTGCCAAGGTTTGCACCAGCTTCAATTGTTGCTGTTAATTTATCTGTATTAACAGTAATGCGATGCATTTCACTCACATCAATAATAAGTCCTCTATTTAAAAGAGAAAAATTTTCATAGCTATGACGTCCGCTTCTTAAGCGAAATGGTACATGACGTTCGCGTGCCCATTTTAAGGCGTTACAGACATCATTTTGATTTTGACAAAAAACAATAACGCAAGGGAGTTTTGGAATGCTTAAATTTAAATTCATTCGGGCTACGTCATAGTCTGGGTCTGAAGGAACGACGATACGACCTGTTAATTTTGTTTGTTTCAATGTATCACTCCTTTCTAAAACAAGCAGTGCTTTTTATTAATATATGAGAAGTGTATGTAACGTGCGTGGACAAGAGCAGGTGAGGAATGAGATTTGCTTTTGTGAGAAATAAATAAAGCATAAGAATAAGGAATCTACATAGAGTTCAATGAAAACAGTTGCAAACTATTCATATTTTGTTATGATAGTGTTACGAAAACGTTTGCATAAAATTCTGATGGGATGCAAAAGGAGAGAATGACTATGAAAAAGACATGGTGGAAAGAAGCGGTTGCGTATCAAATTTATCCGCGTAGCTTTATGGATTCAAATGGTGATGGTATTGGAGATTTACAAGGTATTATTGCAAAACTGGATTATTTAAAAGATTTAGGTATAGATGTAATTTGGATTTGTCCAATGTATAAGTCACCTAATGATGATAATGGCTATGACATTAGTGATTATCAAGATATTATGGATGAATTTGGTACGATGGAAGACTTTGATGCTTTACTAGATGAAGTTCATAAGCGTGATATGAAGCTTATTATTGATTTAGTTATTAATCATACGAGTGATGAACATCCATGGTTTATTGAGTCACGTTCATCTAAAGACAATCCGAAGCGTGATTGGTATATTTGGCATGATGGTAAAGATGGTGTGGAACCAAACAACTGGGAAAGTATTTTTAACGGTTCGGCATGGGAATATGATGAAGTAACAGGACAATATTATTTACACTTATTCTCGCGTAAACAACCAGATTTAAACTGGGAGAATAAAGAAGTTCGCGAAGTGTTATACGATACAGTTAATTGGTGGCTTGATAAAGGAATTGATGGTTTCCGAGTGGATGCAATCAGCCATATTAAAAAAGAAGATGGTTTCAAAGATATGCCAAATCCAAAAGAACTAAAGTATGTACCATCTTTTGATAAACATATGAATGTGGATGGTATTCAACCTTTATTAGAAGAGTTAAAAGAAAATACATTTTCTAAGTACGATATTATGACTGTCGGTGAAGCGAATGGTGTTAAGATTGAAGATGCTGAGCTTTGGGTTGGAGAAGAGCAAGGTAAGTTCAATATGGTATTCCAATTCGAACATTTAAGCTTATGGGATGCAGAAAAGAAGAAAGATCTTGATGTTGTAGGACTGAAAAAAGTATTAACGAAATGGCAAAAAGGCCTGGAAAATAAAGGATGGAATGCTTTATATATTGAGAATCACGATAAGCCACGTATCGTTTCAACTTGGGGAGATGATAAACAATATTGGCGTGAAAGTGCGACAGCTCTTGGAGCGATGTATTTCTTTATGCACGGTACACCGTTTATTTATCAAGGACAAGAAATTGGGATGACAAATGTTCAATTCCCAAATATTGAAGATTACGATGATGTAGCAATTAAAAATTTATATCGTGAGAAAATTGCAGAGGGTGTATCTCATCAAGATATGATGGAAATTATATGGGCTTCTTGCCGCGATAATTCACGTACACCTATGCAGTGGAACGATGAGGTGAATGCTGGCTTCACAACAGGTACAACTTGGTTTGGGATGAATCCAAACTACAAAGAAATTAATGTTGAAAAGCAAAAGAATGAAGATAACTCTATTTTCAATTTCTATAAGAAAATGATTGCCTTGAAAAAAGAGCACGATGTACTGAATTATGGTACGTACGATTTACTTTTAGAAGATGATCCGCAAATTTATGCATATACTCGTACATTAAACGATGAAAAAATCATTGTAATTAGTAATATCTCAAAAGAGGAAGCTGTATATAATGAGGATTCATTTGCACTAGAACGCAAACGTTTGCTTTTAAATAACTATGAAGTTGCGGAACATGAACAAGTAAATTCAATCACGTTAAAGCCTTATGAAACAAGGGTTTATCGTATTTCATAATAAAAAAGGATGCTCTTAGAGCATCTTTTTTTATGAAAAATAATAAATTTCTATTGCAAAGTGAAAACGCTTTTATTAAAATAGATTTATGAAAACGGTTGCGTAAAGATAAAAATGAAGTAACATAAGGAATCGTTTTCATAACAGAAACAGAAATTATAATTTAAATCATTATGTTGTTATAAATAAAGGGGAGGAAGAACAGATGAAAATTACGTCTTTTGATTTTTGGCAAAAGTTCGGGAAAGCGTTATTAGTTGTTGTAGCTGTAATGCCAGCAGCTGGTTTAATGATTTCTATCGGTAAGTTAATTGGAATGTCTGCTGGGGATATTAACGCAGTTCATACAATCGCTCGCGTAATGGAAGACATCGGTTGGGCAATTATTACTAATCTACACATCTTATTCGCAGTAGCAATTGGGGGATCTTGGGCGAAAGATCGCGCAGGTGGTGCATTTGCAGCGCTATTAGCATTCGTCTTAACAAACAGAATTACAGGAGCTATATTTGGCGTAAACGCTGAAATGTTAGCGGATTCAAAAGCGAAAGTTTCTTCAGTATTAGCAGGGGACTTAATTGTAAAAGATTACTTTACTTCTGTACTTGGTGCACCAGCATTAAACATGGGAGTTTTCGTAGGGATTATCACAGGTTTCTTAGGAGCTACTTTATATAACAAATACTATAACTATAATAAACTGCCACAGGCATTAGCGTTCTTTAACGGAAAACGCTTCGTACCATTCGTTGTAATTGTTTGGTCTACAGTC
This genomic interval carries:
- a CDS encoding amino acid ABC transporter ATP-binding protein, whose translation is MIQVRNLVKSFGSLDVLKGIDLEVNEKEVVVLIGASGSGKSTLLRCLNFLEMYDEGEIHLQGERIDPKHSNLNKVRENVGMVFQHFNLFPHMTSLENIIEAPIHVKKLEAANAKEIGNQLLQKVGLQDKADVTPHLLSGGQKQRIAIARALAMNPKIMLFDEPTSALDPELVGEVLQVMKELAEEGMTMVIVTHEMNFARDVADRVIFMDDGKIVEDAPPAQFFSAPSHERAKQFLRNVL
- a CDS encoding ABC transporter substrate-binding protein gives rise to the protein MKRKLLTIVASITLCTSFILGACSKESATTSSNGEKEFRYAMSGLYKPFNYKENDGKLVGFDVEIGEALAKKMNMKPTPITNPWETLIQGLKAKKYDVILGSMAITEERLKAVNFSNPYYRSGAQIFVAKKNTSISSPEDLKGKKIGVVKASTFKALVAKHTDQITEYDSDITALMDLEPGRIDAVITDQMVGLRMIKEGKSNIKEAGKPLNLDEMGIAIRKDDKEMVEKVNKALDEIIKDGTYEKISKKWFGRNILGEEEKTK
- a CDS encoding amino acid ABC transporter permease; translation: MFEIFMSTYPTLLKATIVTLQLTLTSLLLGSLIGLLFAFFRISNNKVLNSIAHVYIAIIRGTPLIVQIAILYFGITSIIVFTPFWAGAIALAIHNGAYITEIFRGSIQSIDRGQLEAARSLGMPYPLAMRRIVLPQAFRQSLPPLGNQFIIGLKDSSLVAYVGLSELWGSGLSIAAGNFQQLDTYIIVGLYYLVLVLLFTYFVNLLEKRLQRKETNSVQVSAKNKKEVSL
- a CDS encoding FAD-dependent oxidoreductase; its protein translation is MKQTKLTGRIVVPSDPDYDVARMNLNLSIPKLPCVIVFCQNQNDVCNALKWARERHVPFRLRSGRHSYENFSLLNRGLIIDVSEMHRITVNTDKLTATIEAGANLGTVYKELWNYGVTIPAGTSASVGIVGLTLGGGIGMLSRLFGLTCDQLVEVEIVQACGKFGAKIIRANEHENHNLFWACRGGGGGNFGIITSLTFRVHPIKNVSIFSITWKWEDFIAAFQAWQNWAPYIDERLTSSIELFAKQQNKIEAQGEFIGSPSELYSLLSPLLETGTPTLFIDEVPYIKAVEFFNSGNIPENFKRSGSYVYKPIPLKGIQIMQYFLSHAPNKDASIWHQSLVGAVEDISPNETAYFHRKAIIAQEYITSWKCDDEENRNIRWVKDLRESLDPYTLGDYVNWPDIDIKNWQTSYYGSNFQKLRKVKSLYDPCNVFRFQQSIPPFHT
- a CDS encoding glycoside hydrolase family 13 protein, encoding MKKTWWKEAVAYQIYPRSFMDSNGDGIGDLQGIIAKLDYLKDLGIDVIWICPMYKSPNDDNGYDISDYQDIMDEFGTMEDFDALLDEVHKRDMKLIIDLVINHTSDEHPWFIESRSSKDNPKRDWYIWHDGKDGVEPNNWESIFNGSAWEYDEVTGQYYLHLFSRKQPDLNWENKEVREVLYDTVNWWLDKGIDGFRVDAISHIKKEDGFKDMPNPKELKYVPSFDKHMNVDGIQPLLEELKENTFSKYDIMTVGEANGVKIEDAELWVGEEQGKFNMVFQFEHLSLWDAEKKKDLDVVGLKKVLTKWQKGLENKGWNALYIENHDKPRIVSTWGDDKQYWRESATALGAMYFFMHGTPFIYQGQEIGMTNVQFPNIEDYDDVAIKNLYREKIAEGVSHQDMMEIIWASCRDNSRTPMQWNDEVNAGFTTGTTWFGMNPNYKEINVEKQKNEDNSIFNFYKKMIALKKEHDVLNYGTYDLLLEDDPQIYAYTRTLNDEKIIVISNISKEEAVYNEDSFALERKRLLLNNYEVAEHEQVNSITLKPYETRVYRIS